In Leptospira stimsonii, a single window of DNA contains:
- the sufD gene encoding Fe-S cluster assembly protein SufD yields MTGSLQNLETKNQVSLETQFTTFLSKSKEPQALQDFRKKVFSKFSTLSIPRSENESWRKVPLSNFHPEEFSDSPGEEAISIRAPKEVKVFRSETLTGQELEYFLNVLENTFQKQNEEWFVLLSLSSFTHGLYLEVGEDQILTEEIEIKFRLEKEARILPLVVAKFGNHSRAFFAERYECPEEENFKLFQGLTILQSGKGTKLSYAGIESFGSSIFHFQNLFSDQKEDSDVKIAKVTPGGYKGKNILQVELSGKGARARVLGLAPMSGREFQDSEARIVHRESHTESSILYRGAFRDKAHHIFTGNLQIPNTCKDVNAIQINNNLLLNRTARAESIPKLEVYAENVKCEHGATVGEIDEDQLFYLASRGIDEDEARRMIVDGFLGQVIGEIESETIQEELFVLIAKKVEGEL; encoded by the coding sequence ATGACTGGATCCTTGCAGAATCTGGAGACTAAAAATCAAGTGTCCTTAGAAACACAGTTTACGACTTTTCTCTCGAAGAGCAAGGAGCCGCAGGCTCTTCAAGATTTTCGGAAAAAAGTATTTTCCAAATTCTCCACACTTTCGATTCCGAGAAGCGAAAACGAATCCTGGCGAAAAGTTCCTCTTTCCAATTTTCATCCGGAAGAATTTTCGGATTCTCCGGGCGAGGAAGCAATTTCCATCCGCGCACCGAAAGAAGTGAAAGTTTTCAGATCGGAAACTCTTACTGGACAAGAACTCGAATATTTTTTAAACGTCCTCGAAAATACATTCCAAAAACAGAATGAAGAATGGTTCGTTCTTCTCAGTCTTTCCTCTTTTACTCACGGGCTTTATCTCGAAGTCGGAGAAGACCAAATTCTTACCGAAGAAATCGAAATCAAATTTCGATTGGAGAAGGAAGCAAGAATTCTTCCTCTCGTCGTCGCAAAGTTCGGAAATCACAGCAGAGCATTTTTCGCGGAACGATACGAATGTCCCGAAGAGGAGAATTTCAAACTCTTTCAAGGGCTTACGATTCTTCAGAGCGGGAAAGGAACAAAACTTTCTTACGCTGGAATCGAATCCTTCGGTTCCAGTATATTCCATTTTCAGAATCTATTCTCCGATCAAAAAGAGGATTCGGATGTGAAGATCGCGAAAGTGACTCCGGGCGGTTACAAAGGAAAAAATATTCTCCAAGTGGAATTGTCAGGAAAAGGTGCGAGAGCCAGAGTTTTGGGTTTGGCGCCGATGTCCGGAAGGGAATTTCAAGATTCGGAAGCGAGGATCGTTCACAGAGAAAGTCATACGGAAAGTTCGATTCTCTATCGGGGCGCGTTCCGAGACAAAGCGCATCATATCTTTACGGGGAATCTCCAGATCCCGAACACATGTAAGGACGTGAACGCGATCCAAATCAACAACAACCTTCTTCTAAACCGGACCGCGAGAGCGGAGTCGATTCCTAAATTGGAAGTCTACGCGGAAAACGTGAAGTGCGAACACGGCGCGACCGTCGGAGAGATCGACGAAGACCAACTGTTTTATCTCGCTTCTCGAGGGATCGACGAGGACGAAGCAAGAAGAATGATCGTAGACGGTTTTCTTGGACAAGTCATTGGTGAAATTGAATCGGAAACTATACAAGAAGAATTGTTCGTTCTCATAGCCAAGAAGGTGGAAGGAGAATTATGA
- a CDS encoding cysteine desulfurase encodes MSFSSERIRTDFPILGTMMNGKPLVFLDSAASSQKPFTVIDRIEKYYREENANIHRGIYYLSQKATEKYELSRIHLSRFIGAQCAKVCIFTRNATESINLVAQTWGRTQIKEGDEIVLNELEHHSNIVPWQMLAQEKKAILKFIPLNEDATLDLTNLNEIITNKTKLVAVSQMSNVTGTIHDLAPIQKRAKEVGAKVLVDGAQGVCHLPVNMREMDFDFYVFSAHKMLGPTGVGVLYAKEEILEEMPPWMGGGDMISQVFKERSTYAELPSRLEAGTPNIAGVIGFGAAIEYLETIGMQEIRNHELELLTYALDRLDDFGGLELYGPTDLSKRGGVISFNFPGVHPHDVGTILDEEGIAIRVGHHCAQPFMAFKNIPGTCRASLYLYNTKDDIDRLIEGLIKVKEIFSRVLKR; translated from the coding sequence ATGAGCTTCTCTTCTGAAAGAATAAGGACCGACTTTCCGATCTTAGGAACGATGATGAACGGCAAACCGCTCGTCTTTTTGGACAGCGCGGCCAGTTCTCAAAAGCCGTTTACGGTCATCGATCGGATCGAAAAATATTACAGAGAAGAAAACGCGAATATCCACCGAGGGATTTATTATCTTTCTCAAAAAGCCACGGAAAAATACGAACTCAGTAGAATTCATCTTTCACGATTTATCGGAGCTCAGTGTGCGAAGGTTTGTATCTTTACGAGAAACGCGACCGAGTCTATCAACTTAGTCGCACAAACCTGGGGAAGAACGCAGATCAAAGAAGGGGACGAGATCGTTCTCAACGAACTGGAACATCATTCCAATATCGTACCTTGGCAGATGTTGGCTCAGGAAAAGAAGGCGATTCTAAAATTCATACCTTTGAATGAGGACGCGACTCTTGACCTTACGAATCTAAACGAAATCATAACAAACAAAACAAAGTTAGTCGCCGTTTCTCAGATGTCGAACGTGACGGGAACGATCCACGATCTCGCACCGATTCAGAAAAGGGCAAAGGAAGTGGGAGCGAAGGTTCTCGTGGACGGAGCCCAGGGTGTGTGCCATCTTCCAGTGAACATGAGAGAGATGGACTTTGATTTTTACGTATTCTCCGCACACAAGATGCTCGGACCGACGGGGGTCGGAGTTCTGTACGCAAAAGAAGAAATCTTGGAAGAGATGCCTCCTTGGATGGGAGGAGGGGATATGATCTCTCAGGTATTCAAGGAAAGATCTACTTATGCGGAACTCCCTTCTCGATTGGAAGCGGGAACGCCGAATATAGCGGGAGTGATCGGATTCGGAGCCGCGATCGAATATCTGGAAACGATCGGGATGCAGGAAATCCGAAATCACGAACTCGAACTTTTAACGTACGCGCTCGATCGATTGGATGATTTTGGAGGACTGGAACTCTATGGACCGACGGATCTTTCCAAAAGGGGAGGGGTGATTTCCTTCAACTTTCCGGGAGTTCATCCTCACGATGTGGGGACGATCTTGGATGAGGAAGGGATCGCGATCCGAGTTGGACATCACTGCGCCCAGCCGTTTATGGCGTTCAAAAACATACCGGGAACGTGCAGAGCGAGTCTCTATCTTTACAACACAAAAGACGATATCGATCGATTGATCGAAGGTCTAATTAAGGTAAAGGAGATTTTCTCCCGTGTCCTTAAGCGATAG
- a CDS encoding metal-sulfur cluster assembly factor, whose translation MLEAPTNALEEQIYEEVKKVEDPEIGISIAELGLIYRIKVEGTRAKIDMTYTSMACPAGPQMKQDVINHTLRVDGITEAEVEVVWIPKWDPREMASEDAKMDLGIFD comes from the coding sequence ATGTTAGAAGCTCCTACAAACGCATTAGAAGAACAAATCTACGAAGAAGTCAAAAAAGTCGAAGATCCCGAAATTGGAATCTCGATCGCAGAACTCGGACTCATCTATCGAATCAAAGTCGAGGGAACAAGGGCAAAAATCGATATGACCTACACGTCGATGGCTTGTCCGGCGGGCCCCCAGATGAAACAGGATGTCATCAATCACACGCTCCGGGTGGACGGGATCACGGAAGCCGAAGTGGAAGTGGTTTGGATTCCGAAATGGGATCCGCGAGAAATGGCTTCCGAAGACGCAAAGATGGATTTAGGAATTTTCGACTGA
- a CDS encoding non-heme iron oxygenase ferredoxin subunit: MSFRKLANLSEIENGKVKVVETRYNRIGITSLDGTLYAFEDVCTHDGEAISEGELCGDVITCPRHEAQFSVKTGKALCMPAVEDLPVYPVRIVGDSIEVDLED; this comes from the coding sequence ATGAGCTTTCGAAAACTCGCAAATCTTTCCGAAATCGAAAACGGGAAAGTCAAAGTAGTGGAAACCCGGTATAATAGAATCGGGATCACGAGTTTGGACGGAACACTCTATGCGTTTGAAGACGTCTGTACCCACGACGGAGAAGCCATTTCCGAGGGAGAGCTCTGTGGAGACGTAATCACTTGTCCGAGGCACGAGGCGCAATTCTCCGTCAAAACCGGAAAGGCGCTTTGTATGCCCGCGGTGGAGGATCTCCCCGTTTATCCGGTGAGAATCGTAGGTGACTCGATCGAGGTGGATCTGGAGGATTGA
- a CDS encoding DKNYY domain-containing protein, whose translation MKYRWILPFLFLLSCSKGYHYKYWIFPYYEDHKIDASGRKNFEIIDREFAKDETNVYYKETKLPEVDPKNFQIIGKGYSSDQKNVYFVTTNVNIKTNSPKAWLIVIPLDLKVWTEKEIVFSVLEKAKPESFRILGREGIQTDYGFDEKRLYHLGSLIEENAASPELLNSSFYDVLKTKSSIYYQGKRLSGVDPKTFELFDRYAKDRKRCYYLNSLDVKTFSCESENFHVLKYPNPLDAKISMDSDYAKDFRFVYWQGEVIRGADPGSFQLISENSECPYSGDCARDRNREYRSGVVF comes from the coding sequence ATGAAATACCGATGGATACTTCCGTTTCTTTTTTTGCTTTCCTGTTCCAAGGGATATCACTATAAATATTGGATCTTTCCCTATTATGAAGATCATAAGATCGATGCGAGCGGAAGGAAAAATTTTGAAATCATCGACAGAGAATTCGCAAAAGACGAAACGAATGTATATTACAAAGAAACGAAGTTGCCGGAAGTCGATCCCAAGAATTTTCAAATCATAGGAAAGGGATATTCTTCCGATCAAAAAAACGTCTATTTTGTTACAACGAACGTAAATATCAAAACCAATTCTCCCAAAGCATGGTTGATCGTGATTCCTCTGGATCTGAAAGTCTGGACGGAGAAAGAAATCGTATTTTCGGTTTTAGAAAAAGCAAAGCCGGAAAGTTTCCGAATTCTCGGTCGAGAAGGAATCCAAACCGATTACGGTTTCGATGAAAAACGGCTCTATCACTTGGGAAGTCTAATAGAGGAAAACGCGGCGTCTCCGGAATTGTTAAATTCTTCCTTTTATGATGTTCTAAAAACAAAATCCTCGATTTATTATCAGGGGAAACGGCTTTCGGGCGTCGATCCGAAGACCTTCGAACTTTTTGATCGTTACGCAAAGGATCGAAAACGGTGTTATTATTTGAATTCTCTGGATGTGAAAACTTTCTCCTGCGAATCGGAAAATTTTCACGTGTTGAAATATCCCAATCCTCTGGACGCGAAGATTTCCATGGATTCGGACTACGCAAAGGATTTTCGTTTTGTCTATTGGCAAGGGGAAGTGATTCGAGGAGCGGATCCCGGCTCCTTTCAGTTGATTTCTGAAAACTCAGAATGCCCTTATTCCGGAGATTGCGCGAGGGATAGGAACAGAGAATACAGAAGCGGAGTGGTTTTTTAA
- a CDS encoding DEAD/DEAH box helicase has translation MKFEELSIHPKLLSAIQDIGYTELTPIQEKSIPHGLEGKDITGLAQTGTGKTVAFLVPVIHTILTKEIQGVSALVLAPTRELTMQISDEAKKLLKHADGVRAVPIIGGTDYKSQNKDLEGLKGIIVATPGRLIDMIKSGSIDITNVEFFVLDEADRMLDMGFIQDIRWLLHKCKNRKQTLLFSATLSVEVMRLAYRFLNEPVEIQINPEKIITERIDQKIVHLGREEKIPYMTNLILNSTDEGQGIIFTNYKANIPKIVHTLRRFGVPVTGISSELDQKKRLRLLRDFKSGKYRYMVATDVASRGIDVENIDIVYNYDLPQDTENYVHRIGRTARAGRKGKAIGFCSESDYVELEKIEKYLKQKIEVLEVNEEYIQFPKGEFQAFVGGDSYDKEKETHFKQNGRRPHERERGGGTRSHGGRDKKGDKRPAHAGHTNPRDGHKKKPAAAIQEAEVFLQKADSVLSAEPKKNKQGNKQNKFQGNKDKQRQPQQGQRNQSQGQNRNQQQSNRQYDKSKRNLFDINDTKREDSQKKKGSIWQKIKSIFGG, from the coding sequence ATGAAATTCGAAGAACTTTCCATACATCCCAAATTACTTTCCGCGATTCAAGACATCGGTTATACCGAGCTGACTCCGATCCAAGAGAAATCGATTCCCCATGGATTGGAAGGAAAGGACATCACGGGTCTTGCACAAACCGGCACGGGGAAAACCGTGGCCTTTTTGGTTCCCGTCATTCACACGATTCTTACCAAAGAGATCCAAGGAGTTTCGGCTCTCGTCTTGGCTCCCACAAGAGAACTGACGATGCAGATCTCCGACGAAGCCAAAAAACTTCTCAAACACGCGGACGGTGTTCGTGCGGTTCCGATCATCGGCGGGACCGATTACAAGTCTCAGAACAAGGACTTGGAAGGTCTGAAAGGAATCATCGTCGCGACCCCGGGAAGATTGATCGACATGATCAAGTCCGGTTCGATCGATATTACGAATGTTGAATTCTTTGTTCTCGACGAAGCGGATCGAATGCTCGACATGGGATTTATCCAGGACATCCGTTGGCTTCTTCATAAATGTAAGAATCGTAAACAGACCTTGCTCTTTTCCGCGACTCTTTCCGTGGAAGTGATGCGTCTCGCCTATCGATTCTTAAACGAACCCGTGGAGATTCAGATCAATCCGGAAAAGATCATCACGGAACGAATCGATCAAAAGATCGTTCACTTGGGAAGAGAAGAAAAAATTCCTTATATGACCAACTTGATTCTCAACTCGACCGACGAAGGTCAGGGAATCATATTCACGAATTATAAAGCGAATATTCCAAAAATCGTACATACTCTTCGAAGATTCGGAGTTCCGGTCACCGGAATTTCCTCCGAGCTGGATCAGAAAAAAAGACTCAGGCTCCTCAGGGACTTTAAATCCGGTAAATACCGTTACATGGTCGCAACCGACGTCGCTTCCCGCGGAATCGACGTGGAGAATATCGACATCGTTTACAACTACGACCTTCCCCAAGACACGGAAAACTACGTTCATAGAATCGGAAGAACCGCGAGAGCCGGAAGAAAGGGAAAGGCGATCGGCTTTTGTTCCGAATCCGATTACGTGGAATTGGAAAAGATCGAAAAGTATCTCAAACAAAAGATCGAAGTACTCGAAGTCAACGAAGAATACATCCAATTTCCCAAGGGAGAATTTCAGGCTTTTGTGGGCGGAGATTCGTACGATAAGGAAAAGGAAACTCATTTCAAACAGAACGGAAGACGTCCTCACGAAAGAGAACGCGGAGGCGGAACACGTTCTCACGGAGGTCGTGATAAAAAAGGGGACAAACGTCCAGCACACGCCGGTCACACAAATCCTCGCGACGGTCACAAAAAGAAGCCGGCCGCGGCGATCCAAGAAGCGGAAGTCTTTTTGCAAAAAGCGGATTCCGTTTTATCTGCCGAGCCGAAAAAAAACAAACAAGGCAACAAGCAGAATAAGTTCCAAGGCAATAAGGACAAACAACGTCAGCCGCAACAGGGACAACGCAATCAAAGCCAAGGCCAAAACAGAAATCAACAGCAGTCCAACAGACAATACGACAAGAGCAAACGAAATCTCTTCGATATCAACGACACAAAAAGAGAAGATTCTCAAAAGAAAAAAGGTTCGATTTGGCAAAAAATCAAATCTATCTTTGGGGGCTGA
- the sufU gene encoding Fe-S cluster assembly sulfur transfer protein SufU, whose translation MSLSDSLYKEVILEHYQNPRFRGKLEPADLYEHGVNPLCGDELELTINLEGEKISEVRVNGKGCSISQASGSMMAEAIRGRTVTEAESILKRFKNMVLENKDPKFEEELEELESMESVKKIPARIKCAVLPWNTLERALSKIQK comes from the coding sequence GTGTCCTTAAGCGATAGTCTTTACAAAGAAGTCATTCTAGAGCATTATCAAAATCCGAGATTTCGAGGAAAACTCGAACCGGCCGACCTGTATGAACACGGGGTCAATCCTCTTTGTGGAGACGAACTCGAATTGACGATCAATCTGGAAGGGGAGAAAATCTCCGAAGTCCGAGTGAACGGAAAAGGGTGTTCGATTTCTCAGGCTTCCGGGTCGATGATGGCGGAAGCGATCCGAGGAAGAACGGTTACCGAAGCCGAAAGTATTCTGAAACGATTTAAGAATATGGTCTTGGAGAACAAAGATCCTAAGTTCGAAGAAGAATTAGAGGAATTGGAATCCATGGAATCTGTGAAAAAAATTCCCGCGAGAATCAAATGTGCGGTTCTCCCCTGGAATACTCTGGAAAGGGCGCTATCCAAGATTCAAAAGTAA
- a CDS encoding class I SAM-dependent methyltransferase, with protein MFPKLELIPHPRFPDQYQICKRTGVCFYKPAQTREYKDSYFLDEYKKQYQKTYYEDEEALRDLARKRLSMLGRFQNPVNSSLFELGSAAGFFLDEARKKGYRVSGLEISPAEVEYSRKTLGLDVLCASFLEENVLKGASFDVVAAFFVVEHFPNADFVFEKLTGLVKPGGFLFLGLPSLNGPTFQTNPEEWFRTHPKDHFWDYSPASLKKMLKGYGFTTEYKKPMSYHPSRDRGWRGKILSHRLFARLSDLTCYGDTFHLIAQKRHT; from the coding sequence ATGTTTCCAAAACTCGAGCTCATTCCCCATCCACGCTTTCCCGATCAGTATCAGATCTGCAAACGCACCGGGGTTTGTTTTTATAAACCCGCCCAAACACGGGAATACAAAGATTCTTACTTCCTGGACGAATACAAAAAACAGTATCAAAAGACCTACTACGAAGACGAAGAAGCCCTTCGAGATCTCGCGAGAAAACGTCTTTCGATGTTGGGCCGATTTCAGAACCCGGTAAATTCTTCTCTTTTTGAATTGGGCTCCGCCGCCGGATTCTTCTTAGATGAAGCGAGAAAAAAAGGGTATCGGGTTTCCGGTCTCGAGATTTCTCCCGCAGAAGTGGAATATTCGAGAAAAACTCTGGGACTGGATGTCCTCTGCGCTTCCTTCTTAGAGGAGAATGTTCTGAAAGGCGCTTCTTTTGACGTTGTGGCGGCTTTCTTTGTGGTGGAACATTTTCCGAATGCGGACTTTGTCTTTGAAAAGTTAACCGGTCTTGTCAAACCGGGAGGCTTTTTGTTCCTGGGCCTTCCATCTCTGAACGGGCCCACCTTTCAAACCAACCCGGAGGAATGGTTTCGTACACATCCAAAGGACCATTTTTGGGATTACAGCCCAGCCTCCCTGAAAAAAATGTTGAAAGGATACGGTTTTACAACTGAGTATAAGAAGCCGATGTCCTACCACCCGTCCCGAGATAGGGGTTGGCGAGGAAAAATCCTGAGTCACAGACTTTTTGCACGTCTCTCGGACCTCACCTGCTACGGGGATACATTCCACTTAATCGCTCAGAAGCGGCACACATGA
- a CDS encoding BPSS1187 family protein: MKKSILELYYVIVLIFLFSSRCTNWVEDENQKNKELRNAILEFAVFDFIQCGQASLPPRVDTFSGLTRIFVLPSYGANCILRYNDPHLMYLPSGAAKNILAVFLPGSGGTPIGVSKILEEGALRGYHSIGLMYPNADPINVICNTAPNNSASCFGNAREEILTGVDKTSAVSVDFTNSIDGRLLKLLQYLVVKRPNDGWDQFLIGGAVNWNKVFLGGHSQGSGHAAFQGKIKSLGRVSIYSGVSDYHMASASNASWMNASGLTSANSYFGLVHVGDSVANFSGNLNQVTDAWLNSFGMLGTLTDADAGTPPFGNTHRLTTNLCASGDENTKHNCTMLQSQQTAWDYISYP, encoded by the coding sequence ATGAAAAAAAGTATTTTAGAATTATATTATGTAATTGTGCTCATCTTTTTATTCTCTTCTCGATGTACAAATTGGGTCGAAGATGAAAATCAAAAAAACAAAGAACTTCGAAATGCGATCTTAGAATTTGCGGTCTTCGACTTTATTCAATGCGGACAGGCTTCCCTTCCGCCGAGAGTGGATACGTTTAGCGGACTTACGAGAATTTTCGTTCTTCCGAGTTACGGGGCGAATTGTATTCTCAGATACAACGATCCTCATTTGATGTATCTTCCGTCCGGAGCCGCAAAGAACATTCTCGCCGTATTTTTACCCGGATCGGGAGGGACTCCGATCGGAGTTTCGAAAATCTTAGAGGAAGGCGCGCTTCGAGGTTATCATAGTATCGGCCTTATGTATCCGAACGCCGACCCGATCAACGTTATCTGCAACACTGCGCCCAACAATTCCGCTTCTTGTTTTGGAAATGCAAGAGAGGAAATTCTCACGGGTGTAGATAAGACGAGCGCCGTTTCCGTGGATTTTACGAATTCGATCGACGGAAGACTTTTAAAACTCCTTCAATATCTTGTCGTAAAAAGACCGAACGACGGTTGGGATCAATTTCTAATCGGAGGTGCGGTGAATTGGAACAAGGTCTTTCTCGGAGGACATTCGCAAGGTAGCGGTCACGCGGCCTTTCAAGGAAAGATCAAGTCCCTCGGAAGAGTTTCCATCTACAGTGGCGTCTCCGATTATCACATGGCGTCCGCGAGTAACGCATCCTGGATGAACGCGAGCGGTTTGACTTCCGCGAATTCTTACTTTGGATTGGTTCATGTCGGGGACTCTGTCGCGAACTTTTCCGGAAATCTCAACCAGGTTACGGACGCCTGGTTGAATTCTTTCGGAATGCTCGGAACTCTTACCGATGCCGATGCGGGAACGCCTCCCTTCGGCAATACACACCGCTTGACCACCAATCTCTGTGCGAGCGGAGACGAGAATACAAAACACAACTGTACGATGTTGCAGAGCCAACAAACTGCGTGGGATTACATTAGTTATCCGTAA
- a CDS encoding RidA family protein, with protein sequence MSIQNKIESLGYKLPPPPQAIAAYIPANQSGNLVFTSGQLPLKDGQLMLTGKLGEGLSIEDVKEATIQAALNAIAAASAICGGPEKIVKIVKIGVFVACGPNFTEHHLVANHGSNFLLSVFGEAGRHARFAVGVPSLPLNAPVEIEVTFQVADAS encoded by the coding sequence ATGAGCATCCAAAATAAAATCGAATCTCTGGGTTACAAACTTCCCCCTCCTCCGCAAGCGATCGCCGCGTACATTCCCGCAAATCAGAGCGGGAACCTCGTTTTTACTTCCGGACAACTTCCCTTAAAAGACGGTCAACTGATGCTCACCGGAAAATTAGGAGAGGGACTTTCCATCGAAGACGTAAAAGAAGCTACGATCCAAGCCGCTTTGAACGCGATTGCCGCCGCTTCCGCGATCTGCGGAGGTCCTGAGAAAATCGTGAAGATCGTAAAGATCGGAGTTTTTGTAGCTTGTGGTCCGAATTTCACCGAGCATCATTTGGTCGCGAACCACGGAAGCAATTTTCTTCTTTCCGTTTTCGGAGAAGCGGGACGTCACGCGCGCTTTGCAGTCGGCGTTCCTTCTCTTCCTTTGAACGCTCCCGTCGAGATCGAGGTTACGTTTCAGGTCGCAGATGCTTCGTAA